A region from the Streptomyces tsukubensis genome encodes:
- a CDS encoding type I restriction endonuclease subunit R — translation MTTVNHRAKLDRKMTESTWEHLAMDELGQLAWEVKEGKAIAPGSGHRKDWDDLILHDQLQAAIERLNPELSATAVHEALRIATDPASTEPYPENKQAHAHLTAGVRFTYTDEFGAEQTPTVRLVDFNDPDANTYLAVNQVTVRDTDGRHRRFDVVLYVNGLPLAAIELKSASAENATLKDAHAQLQTYVAEFPIAFRYNVLSLVSDGITAKYGTVFTPYEHFAPWNVDHDGDRVDTNAPDYDGLEALNLALHGLFTQSRFLSLTRNFVNFTPTGKRIAKPHQYFAVTKAVEAIVTASQSNGQAGVVWHTQGAGKSEEMVETSALVSRHPALNNPTVVVVTDRNDLDDQLYDTFRDSQTLLGQEPRQVNTREELRTELKSRTVGGIIFTTLQKFGLSQEEKDSGAGHPLLSERRNILVVVDEAHRSHYDSLDGYARHLRDALPYATLIAFTGTPISKADADTRAVFGEYIDIYDLKRAVDDEATVRVFHEPRVIDVSLPPDVDPSTIDEQANALTEGMDDAERRRAVQYAATMNTVYGAPDRIATLADDLISHWEKRRELMKPDIGGPGKAMIVCATREICVRVYDALAERRPEWASGEVDQGVMKIVFHGDRTDEEHLRKHALLKSQQKTIQARAKNPEDALELLIVHSMLLTGYDAPPIHTLYMDRPMRGANLMQALARVNRRFRGKQDGLLVGYAPLTDNLSKALEEYSRQDQQDKTLGADIDRAITEVKNELATIKGLLAGSRWRELLADTAHPEPRKRALRLTSNFLRDPKTPGNKVEPGTKPLSVRFKDSAARLDRFYRICAMSKEIAERCEDLEDWRRDIAFFSEVRAWMIKLDAADREATGQPVTAEIRRYLEALAASVVDADEITDLYEEAGIGRLDITRLNDTQLRKLENSETSHLVTEALRRMIEQKMREVTKHNVVRHESFSERLNDLMTRYMLQQLTSAQAIAELAALARQVSDEARRGERFDPPLNHAELAFYDAVAHRDMAELMEGGDDKLAQIARALVADVRKNLSVDWLSREPVRAKLRTRIRRVLAMFDYPPEEELEAIDLVLKQMETFAAQWAPGAK, via the coding sequence ATGACGACTGTCAACCACCGCGCCAAGCTCGACCGAAAAATGACCGAGTCCACCTGGGAACACCTCGCTATGGACGAGCTAGGCCAACTCGCCTGGGAGGTGAAAGAGGGCAAGGCGATCGCCCCCGGCTCCGGGCACCGCAAGGACTGGGACGACCTGATCCTGCACGACCAGCTCCAGGCGGCCATCGAGCGGCTGAACCCCGAGCTGTCGGCCACCGCCGTCCACGAGGCGCTCCGCATCGCCACCGACCCCGCCTCCACCGAGCCGTACCCGGAGAACAAGCAGGCGCACGCCCACCTCACCGCCGGCGTCCGGTTCACCTACACCGACGAGTTCGGCGCCGAGCAGACGCCCACCGTCCGTCTCGTCGACTTCAACGACCCCGACGCGAACACCTACCTCGCCGTCAACCAGGTCACGGTCCGGGACACCGACGGCCGCCACCGCCGTTTCGACGTCGTCCTCTACGTCAACGGCCTGCCCCTCGCCGCCATCGAGCTGAAGAGCGCCTCCGCCGAGAACGCCACCCTCAAGGACGCGCACGCCCAGCTCCAGACCTACGTCGCCGAGTTCCCCATCGCGTTCCGCTACAACGTCCTGAGCCTGGTCTCGGACGGCATCACCGCGAAGTACGGCACGGTCTTCACCCCGTACGAGCACTTCGCGCCGTGGAACGTCGACCACGACGGCGACCGCGTCGACACCAACGCCCCCGACTACGACGGCCTGGAGGCGCTGAACCTCGCCCTCCACGGACTGTTCACCCAGTCCCGCTTCCTCTCCCTCACCCGCAACTTCGTCAACTTCACGCCCACCGGCAAGCGCATCGCGAAGCCCCACCAGTATTTCGCTGTGACCAAGGCCGTCGAGGCGATCGTCACCGCCTCCCAGAGCAACGGCCAGGCGGGCGTCGTCTGGCACACGCAGGGCGCCGGCAAGTCCGAGGAGATGGTGGAGACCTCCGCCCTCGTCTCGCGCCACCCGGCCTTGAACAACCCCACCGTCGTCGTCGTCACCGACCGCAACGACCTCGACGACCAGCTCTACGACACCTTCCGGGACAGCCAGACCCTCCTCGGGCAGGAGCCCCGCCAGGTCAACACCCGCGAAGAGCTCCGTACCGAGCTGAAGAGCCGTACCGTCGGCGGGATCATCTTCACCACACTGCAGAAGTTCGGTCTCAGCCAGGAGGAGAAGGACTCGGGCGCGGGCCACCCCCTCCTCTCCGAGCGCCGCAACATCCTGGTCGTCGTCGACGAAGCGCACCGCTCGCACTACGACAGCCTCGACGGTTACGCCCGCCACCTGCGCGACGCACTCCCGTACGCCACGCTCATCGCCTTCACGGGCACCCCGATCTCGAAGGCCGACGCCGACACCCGCGCGGTGTTCGGCGAGTACATCGACATCTACGACCTCAAGCGGGCCGTCGACGACGAGGCCACCGTCCGCGTCTTCCACGAGCCGCGTGTCATCGACGTGTCCCTGCCGCCCGACGTCGACCCGTCGACGATCGACGAGCAGGCCAACGCCCTTACCGAGGGCATGGACGACGCCGAGCGCCGCCGCGCCGTGCAATACGCCGCCACCATGAACACGGTCTACGGTGCGCCCGACCGTATAGCGACGCTCGCCGACGATCTGATCTCCCACTGGGAGAAGCGTCGCGAGCTGATGAAGCCGGACATCGGCGGCCCCGGCAAGGCGATGATCGTCTGTGCGACGCGGGAGATCTGCGTCCGGGTGTACGACGCGCTGGCCGAGCGCCGTCCCGAGTGGGCGAGCGGCGAGGTCGACCAGGGCGTCATGAAGATCGTCTTTCACGGGGACCGCACCGACGAGGAGCACCTGCGCAAGCACGCCCTGCTCAAGTCCCAGCAGAAGACCATCCAGGCCCGGGCCAAGAACCCGGAGGACGCGCTCGAACTGCTCATCGTGCACTCGATGCTGCTCACCGGCTACGACGCCCCGCCCATCCATACCCTGTACATGGACCGTCCCATGCGGGGCGCCAACCTGATGCAGGCCCTGGCCCGCGTCAACCGCCGCTTCCGCGGCAAGCAGGACGGTCTCCTCGTCGGATACGCGCCGCTCACCGACAACCTCTCCAAGGCCCTGGAGGAGTACTCGCGCCAGGACCAGCAGGACAAGACGCTCGGTGCGGACATCGATCGGGCCATCACCGAGGTCAAGAACGAACTCGCCACCATCAAGGGCCTGCTGGCCGGCTCGCGCTGGCGGGAACTGCTCGCAGACACCGCCCACCCCGAGCCGCGCAAGCGAGCCCTGCGCCTGACCTCCAACTTCCTGCGCGACCCGAAGACTCCGGGCAACAAGGTGGAACCCGGCACCAAGCCGCTGTCCGTCCGTTTTAAGGACAGTGCCGCTCGCTTGGACCGCTTCTACCGGATCTGCGCGATGAGCAAGGAGATCGCCGAGCGTTGCGAGGACCTAGAGGACTGGCGGCGCGACATCGCCTTCTTCAGTGAGGTGCGCGCCTGGATGATCAAGCTCGACGCCGCCGACCGTGAGGCCACGGGTCAGCCGGTGACCGCTGAGATCCGGCGTTACCTCGAAGCGCTCGCCGCCTCGGTCGTCGACGCGGACGAGATCACCGACCTGTACGAAGAGGCCGGGATCGGGCGGCTGGACATCACCCGCCTCAACGACACCCAGCTGCGGAAGCTGGAGAACTCCGAGACCTCACACCTGGTCACCGAGGCGTTGCGCCGCATGATCGAGCAGAAGATGCGCGAGGTGACGAAGCACAACGTCGTCCGGCACGAGAGTTTCTCCGAGCGGCTGAACGACCTGATGACGCGCTACATGCTCCAACAGCTCACCAGCGCCCAGGCGATTGCCGAACTCGCGGCGCTGGCACGGCAGGTGTCGGACGAGGCCCGTCGCGGTGAGCGCTTCGACCCACCGCTCAACCACGCCGAGCTGGCCTTCTACGACGCGGTCGCCCATCGC
- a CDS encoding restriction endonuclease subunit S: MNGWQVRELGDLCTRITVGHVGSMASRYVSHGIPFLRSQNVKPGRIDVSSLKYIDQGFHDELVKSQLHAGDLVIVRTGEPGVAAVVPDDMGATNCSDLVIARPGQGADVRFLCYAINETAGDFIRAHTVGAVQQHFNVASAKKLTLDVPPLAEQRAIVGLLGALDDKIAANDRVAFAAQSLLRSLYGSVGAETGATPIGKIGSVVRDLVKPEMLSGREPYVGLEHMPRKRVWLDTWGDTSKVASAKNAFQSGDVLFGKLRPYFHKVGLAQTAGVCSTDIIVVRPVEDEYRPWLLMALSSDETVAHATARSDGTRMPRAKWSDLAGFEVSWPGREAVNRFGAVATPLIQRVEAAAAESRALAALRDTLLPQLMSGKLRVRDAERIVEDAV, translated from the coding sequence ATGAACGGGTGGCAGGTCCGTGAGCTCGGCGATCTTTGCACAAGAATTACGGTCGGTCACGTGGGCTCCATGGCGTCTCGCTACGTTTCTCATGGAATTCCTTTCCTACGGTCACAGAATGTGAAGCCGGGACGCATTGACGTATCCTCGCTCAAGTATATCGACCAGGGATTCCATGATGAGTTGGTTAAGTCTCAACTGCACGCAGGCGATTTGGTAATCGTTCGCACCGGTGAACCTGGCGTGGCTGCCGTGGTTCCGGATGACATGGGGGCGACTAACTGCTCCGATTTGGTAATCGCGAGGCCCGGTCAGGGCGCTGACGTACGCTTCTTGTGTTATGCGATTAATGAGACTGCCGGAGATTTCATCCGAGCTCATACGGTCGGGGCCGTGCAGCAGCACTTCAATGTTGCTTCAGCGAAAAAGCTCACCCTTGATGTCCCGCCTCTCGCTGAACAGCGGGCAATCGTCGGTTTGCTCGGGGCGCTGGACGACAAGATCGCGGCTAACGACCGTGTCGCGTTTGCGGCGCAGAGCCTGCTGCGAAGTCTGTACGGTTCGGTCGGTGCAGAAACTGGTGCAACACCAATCGGTAAGATCGGGTCCGTCGTCCGCGATCTAGTCAAGCCGGAGATGCTTTCCGGGCGTGAGCCCTATGTGGGTTTGGAGCATATGCCTAGAAAGAGGGTATGGCTGGATACGTGGGGCGATACATCGAAAGTAGCCAGCGCCAAGAACGCTTTCCAGAGCGGGGATGTGCTGTTCGGGAAGCTTCGCCCCTATTTCCACAAGGTTGGACTAGCTCAGACTGCTGGTGTCTGCTCGACTGACATCATCGTGGTTCGGCCGGTGGAAGATGAGTATCGTCCTTGGCTCCTGATGGCATTGTCCAGCGATGAAACTGTCGCACACGCAACGGCGCGAAGTGATGGTACGCGGATGCCCCGTGCGAAGTGGTCCGATCTTGCCGGGTTCGAGGTCTCTTGGCCTGGCCGCGAAGCGGTGAACCGATTCGGAGCGGTTGCCACTCCGTTGATCCAACGGGTTGAGGCTGCCGCCGCCGAGAGCCGCGCCCTCGCAGCGCTCCGCGACACCCTCCTCCCCCAACTCATGTCCGGCAAGCTCCGCGTCCGTGACGCCGAGCGCATCGTGGAGGACGCTGTATGA